In Halorussus limi, a genomic segment contains:
- a CDS encoding DUF7504 family protein produces the protein MTSPALEQLQDARNVLMLASSLSPASGDIHHDLFGERTLAESNVLVLTFGRADRWLRELRAEHGDPNETAIIQIDETLRRSTSHPDDVTVKTVSPTDLTGVGMAVSDVIERWTDGDAETVVCFDSVTDFLQYADSSTMYRFLRVVTRRFDAVDGFAHFHMNPNAHDQQTIATLKSPFDAVVDASDGSDVSVSTRY, from the coding sequence ATGACCTCGCCGGCGCTCGAACAACTTCAGGACGCGAGAAACGTCCTCATGTTGGCCTCGTCGCTGAGTCCTGCCAGCGGTGACATCCACCACGACCTGTTCGGTGAGCGGACGCTCGCCGAGTCGAACGTGCTGGTACTCACGTTCGGCCGGGCGGACCGCTGGCTTCGGGAACTTCGAGCGGAACACGGCGACCCGAACGAGACCGCTATCATCCAAATAGACGAGACCCTCAGACGCTCGACGTCTCACCCCGACGACGTGACGGTGAAGACCGTGAGTCCCACCGACCTGACGGGTGTCGGGATGGCGGTCAGCGACGTCATCGAGCGGTGGACCGACGGCGACGCCGAGACGGTCGTCTGCTTCGACTCGGTCACCGACTTCCTCCAGTACGCCGACTCGTCGACGATGTACCGGTTCCTCCGGGTCGTGACTCGCCGGTTCGACGCCGTCGACGGGTTCGCTCACTTCCACATGAACCCCAACGCGCACGACCAACAGACGATAGCGACCCTCAAGTCGCCGTTCGACGCGGTCGTCGACGCCAGCGACGGGAGCGACGTCTCCGTCTCGACGCGGTACTAA
- a CDS encoding carboxylate--amine ligase, translated as MATFRSFEGLRDALADAEFDRPPAIVCNAHVTGLSVARALQARDVPVIAIDRNEKGVAPYSDAVDYAGRVTYPLDDEDGFREDVEALAAELDHEPVAFGCMDEWVHAFSRTEPEGVTLPFAERATVDRVLDKESLYTVAEELGVPYPETYRIAETDPAETGGESGPVGRDASGEGRESVPAAEAADRLGFPLVVKPALKRKFSEAVGTNVIEVADEDELEDVVANAAAEGIRVMAQEKVPAVQGEDCSLASYVPESGDAVSFVGNARVRYPLGYGTSCVVRRATGDAAREVEENALAVLEETGYYGISEAEFLYDGDREEYVLIDVNTRPWKWISLPVQAGANLPLAAYADAVGERYEADEVRDASWVYLADYLQLLASDQQFSDVLARDDWLSLMSGDFEASDDLTTGVYRPSDPAPAYQLLTTEFGTQEYYCSC; from the coding sequence ATGGCTACCTTTCGCTCTTTCGAGGGACTCCGCGACGCGCTCGCGGACGCCGAGTTCGACCGACCGCCGGCTATCGTCTGTAACGCACACGTCACCGGTCTGAGCGTGGCGCGCGCCCTGCAGGCCCGCGACGTGCCCGTAATCGCCATCGACCGCAACGAGAAGGGCGTCGCGCCCTACTCCGACGCGGTGGACTACGCCGGTCGAGTCACGTACCCGCTGGACGACGAGGACGGCTTCCGCGAGGACGTGGAAGCCCTCGCCGCGGAATTGGACCACGAACCGGTCGCGTTCGGGTGCATGGACGAGTGGGTCCACGCCTTCTCCCGCACGGAACCCGAGGGCGTCACCCTCCCGTTCGCAGAGCGCGCGACCGTCGACCGCGTGCTGGACAAGGAGTCGCTCTACACCGTCGCCGAGGAGTTGGGCGTCCCGTACCCCGAGACCTACCGCATCGCCGAGACCGACCCCGCCGAGACCGGCGGCGAGTCGGGACCCGTCGGGCGCGACGCGAGCGGCGAGGGCCGCGAGAGCGTCCCCGCCGCGGAGGCCGCCGACCGCCTCGGCTTCCCGCTGGTGGTCAAGCCCGCGCTCAAGCGGAAGTTCTCCGAGGCCGTCGGGACGAACGTCATCGAGGTCGCCGACGAGGACGAACTGGAGGACGTGGTCGCCAACGCCGCCGCGGAGGGCATCCGCGTGATGGCTCAGGAGAAGGTCCCCGCCGTGCAGGGCGAGGACTGCTCGCTGGCCTCCTACGTGCCCGAGTCGGGCGACGCGGTCTCGTTCGTCGGGAACGCCCGGGTCCGCTACCCGCTGGGCTACGGCACCTCCTGCGTCGTGCGGCGGGCGACCGGCGACGCCGCCAGAGAGGTCGAGGAGAACGCGCTCGCGGTGCTGGAGGAGACCGGTTACTACGGCATCAGCGAGGCCGAGTTCCTCTACGACGGCGACCGCGAGGAGTACGTCCTCATCGACGTGAACACCCGGCCGTGGAAGTGGATTTCCCTGCCGGTGCAGGCGGGCGCGAACCTCCCGCTGGCCGCGTACGCCGACGCCGTGGGCGAACGCTACGAAGCCGACGAGGTGCGCGACGCGAGTTGGGTCTACCTCGCCGACTACCTACAACTGCTCGCCAGCGACCAGCAGTTCTCGGACGTGCTGGCCCGCGACGACTGGCTCTCGCTCATGTCGGGCGACTTCGAGGCGAGCGACGACCTGACGACCGGTGTCTATCGCCCATCGGACCCCGCTCCGGCGTATCAGCTTCTCACCACCGAGTTCGGCACGCAGGAGTACTACTGCTCCTGTTGA
- the surE gene encoding 5'/3'-nucleotidase SurE — protein sequence MSDTREILLTNDDGIESPGIRALYDALSEVGNVTTVAPADDQSAVGRAMTYEVPVEEHELGYAVEGTPSDCVVAGLAELGPYPDIVVSGCNEGANIGAYVLGRSGTVSAAVEAAFFGVPAIAASLHVPQSQWPRDTSVEEYEEVAEAVRYLVEHAPDAGVFEEAEYLNVNGPLPSATSGAAEGRESAPADAPERTPMVVTRPSHVYDMDATRDDGVVTLHDRTWEQLDGDTLSDPEGTDRRAVFDGKISVSPLTAPHTTERHDALDDLAERF from the coding sequence ATGAGCGACACCCGCGAAATCCTGCTGACGAACGACGACGGGATAGAGAGCCCCGGCATCCGCGCGCTCTACGACGCGCTCTCGGAGGTCGGCAACGTCACGACGGTCGCGCCCGCCGACGACCAGAGCGCGGTCGGCCGGGCGATGACCTACGAGGTTCCCGTCGAGGAACACGAACTCGGCTACGCGGTGGAGGGGACGCCCTCGGACTGCGTGGTCGCGGGACTCGCAGAACTCGGCCCCTACCCCGACATCGTGGTCTCGGGGTGCAACGAGGGGGCGAACATCGGCGCGTACGTCCTCGGGCGCTCGGGCACCGTCAGCGCCGCGGTCGAGGCGGCGTTCTTCGGCGTGCCGGCCATCGCGGCGTCGCTCCACGTCCCACAGAGCCAGTGGCCCCGGGACACCAGCGTCGAGGAGTACGAGGAGGTCGCCGAGGCGGTCCGCTACCTCGTGGAACACGCCCCCGACGCGGGCGTCTTCGAGGAGGCCGAGTACCTGAACGTCAACGGACCGCTCCCGTCCGCCACGTCCGGCGCCGCCGAGGGCCGCGAGAGCGCCCCCGCGGACGCCCCGGAACGAACGCCGATGGTCGTCACCCGACCGTCGCACGTCTACGACATGGACGCGACCCGCGACGACGGCGTGGTCACGCTCCACGACCGGACGTGGGAGCAGTTGGACGGCGACACGCTGTCGGACCCCGAGGGCACCGACCGGCGAGCGGTCTTCGACGGGAAGATAAGCGTCTCGCCGCTGACCGCGCCCCACACGACCGAGCGCCACGACGCGCTGGACGACCTCGCCGAGCGGTTCTGA
- a CDS encoding prephenate dehydrogenase/arogenate dehydrogenase family protein, producing MKLLVVGAGEMGRWFGGLVAAHADESDVAFADADPEVASAAADAVGARAVPLSTDERFDAVCVAVPMSAAEAAIERHAPKAERALVDVTGQMADPVAAMREAAPDRERVSLHPLFAASNAPGNVAVVTDESGPVTDRILAALDAAGNRLVETTPDEHDEAMETVQAGTHAAVLAFAAAADEVPDGLTTPIFEDLTGVAQRVTGNSPSVYAEIQATFDGADRVAEAAARLADADDEEFAQLYREASEAKRVADETTASGGDADAATRDADETAENDDT from the coding sequence ATGAAGCTACTCGTCGTCGGCGCGGGCGAGATGGGCCGGTGGTTCGGCGGCCTCGTAGCGGCGCACGCGGACGAGTCGGACGTGGCGTTCGCCGACGCCGACCCCGAAGTCGCGAGCGCTGCCGCCGACGCGGTCGGCGCCCGCGCGGTCCCGCTCTCGACCGACGAGCGATTCGACGCGGTCTGCGTCGCGGTCCCGATGTCGGCCGCCGAGGCGGCCATCGAGCGCCACGCGCCGAAGGCCGAGCGCGCGCTCGTGGACGTGACCGGCCAGATGGCCGACCCCGTGGCCGCGATGCGCGAGGCCGCGCCCGACCGCGAGCGCGTCAGCCTCCACCCGCTGTTCGCGGCGTCGAACGCGCCGGGGAACGTCGCGGTCGTGACCGACGAGTCCGGTCCCGTCACCGACCGGATTCTGGCCGCGCTCGACGCCGCGGGCAACCGATTGGTCGAGACGACGCCCGACGAACACGACGAGGCGATGGAGACGGTGCAGGCCGGGACCCACGCCGCGGTGTTGGCGTTCGCCGCGGCGGCCGACGAGGTTCCCGACGGACTGACGACGCCGATTTTCGAGGACCTGACCGGGGTCGCCCAGCGAGTCACCGGCAACTCGCCCTCGGTGTACGCCGAGATTCAGGCGACGTTCGACGGCGCGGACCGGGTCGCGGAGGCGGCCGCGCGCCTCGCAGACGCCGACGACGAGGAGTTCGCGCAGTTGTACCGAGAGGCGAGCGAAGCGAAGCGGGTCGCCGACGAGACGACCGCGTCTGGCGGAGACGCGGATGCGGCGACGCGAGACGCCGACGAGACCGCGGAGAACGACGACACATGA
- a CDS encoding DMT family transporter, producing MNDRTATVGLFATLAVLWGFSFMAISVGLESLEPVLFAAFRYDVAAVLLLGYAFVRDTAPWPTDRASASAVLAGGLFLVAANAFLFVGQQTVPSGVAAIMQSLVPIATSLWALALLPEERVSARGAVGIVLGLVGVGLIVRPDPANLLGDDVVGRLLILLQVAGVALGGVLIQRARPTLERTALTGWSMFVGALVLHAVSAGLGEPFALPRTAAAAGAVAYLGVFATAIAFVIYFTLLEVRGALETSLVAYLVPVVATVVGVAVLGETITPLTVLGFLLVFAGFVVLKRRAIADLAGDTRRFVARADD from the coding sequence GTGAACGACCGCACCGCTACCGTCGGACTGTTCGCCACGCTCGCCGTGTTGTGGGGGTTCTCGTTCATGGCGATTTCCGTCGGTCTCGAATCGCTGGAACCCGTGCTGTTCGCCGCTTTCCGGTACGACGTGGCCGCGGTACTCCTGCTCGGCTACGCGTTCGTCCGCGACACCGCGCCGTGGCCGACCGACCGCGCCAGCGCGAGCGCCGTCCTCGCCGGCGGACTGTTCCTGGTGGCCGCGAACGCGTTCCTCTTCGTCGGCCAGCAGACCGTCCCCAGCGGGGTGGCGGCCATCATGCAGAGCCTCGTTCCCATCGCGACATCGCTGTGGGCGCTCGCGTTGCTGCCGGAGGAGCGCGTCTCGGCCCGCGGTGCGGTGGGCATCGTGCTGGGACTCGTCGGCGTCGGACTCATCGTCCGGCCCGACCCCGCGAACCTCCTCGGCGACGACGTCGTCGGCAGACTCCTCATCCTGCTTCAGGTCGCGGGCGTGGCGCTCGGGGGCGTCCTGATACAGCGCGCCCGCCCGACGCTCGAACGGACCGCGCTCACGGGATGGTCGATGTTCGTCGGCGCGCTCGTCCTGCACGCCGTCAGCGCGGGCCTCGGCGAACCGTTCGCGCTCCCGCGGACCGCGGCGGCCGCCGGGGCGGTCGCCTACCTCGGCGTCTTCGCCACCGCGATAGCCTTCGTCATCTACTTCACGCTCCTCGAAGTCCGGGGCGCGCTGGAGACGTCGCTGGTCGCCTACCTCGTGCCGGTCGTCGCCACGGTCGTCGGCGTCGCGGTCCTCGGGGAGACGATAACCCCGCTCACCGTCCTCGGATTCCTCCTCGTGTTCGCCGGGTTCGTCGTCCTCAAGCGACGCGCCATCGCCGACCTCGCGGGCGACACGCGCCGGTTCGTCGCGCGGGCCGACGACTGA
- a CDS encoding LLM class flavin-dependent oxidoreductase, with protein MSSDYIHLNLFTMNSVEHVTTGNWRTPGDQSDRYTDADYWQEVARTAERGGFDGVFFADVRGIYDVYGGDRETAIENAIQTPSNDPAYLVPAMASVTDNLGFAVTKSTSYNHPYQLARELSTLDHLTDGRVAFNIVTSYLESAAQNLGLDERMDHDDRYDRADEFMDVCYALWEDSWDDDAVVRDRDSGVYTDPGKVRAIDFEGEFFDVPGPHGAEPSPQRTPVLYQAGSSDRGREFAADNAEAVFVSQLTEDGVRDYVEDMRDRAASKGRDPDDLLFFPGIAPVVGETEEIAQRKYETYAENVDTEATLALLSGFIDLDFSELDPDQKVEHIETDAIQGAINAFTKNDPDRDWTVEEVAEFAGLGSTSPVIVGSPEQVADELQYWYEDVGVDGFNIKEIVRPGTLRDFVDMVVPELRERGLVREEYEGDTLRENLFEEEGRTRLADDHPARD; from the coding sequence ATGAGTAGCGACTACATCCACCTCAACCTCTTCACGATGAACTCGGTCGAACACGTCACGACCGGCAACTGGCGGACGCCGGGCGACCAGTCGGACCGCTACACCGACGCCGACTACTGGCAGGAGGTCGCCCGGACCGCCGAGCGCGGCGGGTTCGACGGCGTGTTCTTCGCCGACGTGCGGGGCATCTACGACGTGTACGGCGGCGACCGAGAGACCGCCATCGAGAACGCGATACAGACGCCGTCGAACGACCCCGCGTACCTCGTCCCCGCGATGGCGTCGGTCACCGACAACCTCGGCTTCGCGGTCACCAAGTCCACGTCGTACAACCACCCCTATCAGTTGGCCCGCGAACTCTCGACGCTCGACCACCTCACCGACGGCCGGGTCGCGTTCAACATCGTCACCTCCTATCTGGAGAGCGCGGCCCAGAACCTCGGGTTGGACGAGCGGATGGACCACGACGACCGGTACGACCGCGCCGACGAGTTCATGGACGTCTGTTACGCGCTCTGGGAGGACAGTTGGGACGACGACGCGGTGGTCCGGGACCGCGATAGCGGGGTGTACACGGACCCCGGGAAGGTGCGAGCCATCGACTTCGAGGGCGAGTTCTTCGACGTGCCCGGTCCCCACGGCGCGGAGCCGTCGCCCCAGCGAACGCCCGTGCTGTATCAGGCGGGGTCGTCGGACCGCGGCCGGGAGTTCGCCGCCGACAACGCCGAGGCGGTCTTCGTCAGCCAACTCACCGAGGACGGAGTCCGCGACTACGTCGAGGACATGCGCGACCGGGCCGCGTCGAAGGGCCGGGACCCCGACGACCTCCTGTTCTTCCCGGGTATCGCGCCCGTCGTTGGCGAGACCGAGGAGATAGCTCAGCGGAAGTACGAGACGTACGCCGAGAACGTCGACACCGAGGCCACCCTCGCGCTGCTCTCGGGGTTCATCGACCTCGACTTCTCGGAACTCGACCCCGACCAGAAGGTCGAACACATCGAGACCGACGCGATTCAGGGAGCCATCAACGCGTTCACCAAGAACGACCCCGACCGCGACTGGACCGTCGAGGAAGTCGCGGAGTTCGCGGGCCTCGGGTCCACCTCCCCCGTCATCGTGGGCAGTCCCGAACAGGTCGCCGACGAACTCCAGTACTGGTACGAGGACGTGGGCGTGGACGGGTTCAATATCAAGGAAATCGTCCGACCCGGCACGCTCCGGGACTTCGTGGACATGGTGGTTCCGGAACTGCGCGAGCGAGGACTGGTCCGCGAGGAGTACGAGGGCGACACCCTGCGCGAGAACCTGTTCGAGGAGGAAGGCCGGACGCGACTCGCCGACGACCACCCCGCACGGGACTGA
- a CDS encoding transcriptional regulator, whose product MVKSTVRFPEPVVEEIEALVEEGVVESKSEFHRFCSEYVLAQLDPDFEPETLDFEELEDALIRDAGPSEEEGLSFLESVLFIRKHALRGNVQDAEDFIDHHYDPADRDAVLLEELLSFYHESSPDAASTPRRSVQPEQR is encoded by the coding sequence ATGGTCAAGAGTACCGTTCGATTTCCCGAACCCGTGGTCGAGGAAATCGAAGCACTCGTCGAGGAGGGAGTCGTCGAGAGCAAGTCGGAGTTCCACCGCTTCTGCTCGGAGTACGTCCTCGCGCAGTTGGACCCCGACTTCGAACCGGAGACGCTGGACTTCGAGGAACTCGAAGACGCGCTCATCCGCGACGCGGGTCCCTCCGAGGAGGAGGGACTGTCCTTCCTCGAATCGGTACTCTTCATCCGAAAACACGCGCTCCGCGGAAACGTCCAGGACGCCGAGGACTTCATCGACCACCACTACGACCCCGCGGACCGCGACGCGGTCCTCCTCGAAGAACTCCTCTCGTTCTACCACGAGTCGTCGCCCGACGCGGCCTCGACGCCCCGCCGGTCGGTCCAACCCGAACAGCGGTGA
- a CDS encoding AN1-type zinc finger domain-containing protein, which translates to MDTCEQCGEKLVGARGCSYCEGTFCPHHQLPEKHDCPGVKNLDKTGDRFDSGFDGSP; encoded by the coding sequence ATGGACACCTGCGAACAGTGCGGCGAGAAACTGGTCGGAGCGCGGGGCTGTTCCTACTGTGAGGGCACGTTCTGTCCGCACCACCAGCTACCCGAGAAGCACGACTGCCCCGGCGTGAAGAACTTGGACAAGACCGGCGACCGCTTCGACAGCGGGTTCGACGGGTCGCCGTAG
- a CDS encoding aldo/keto reductase, whose product MDEAVADLSPPTTHGMPMLGLGTYQMEEYDECVEAVKRAFGMGYRHVDTAEGYDNEDAVGDAIEEAEIDRDDIFVATKVSPDNLDYDHVLTSAADSFERLGVDFVDLLYVHWPTGEYEATDTLEAFAELREEGLIGEIGVSNFTVDLLEEAVEVADEPIFANQVEMHPLLPQTELQQFCTQDDVDVELVAYSPIARGDVSDVDELQEVAEKHDATPQQISLAWLREKGVTAIPKATSEDHLRENWLSLGVELDDDDMEKIDSIEERRRIVDPDEAPWNQ is encoded by the coding sequence ATGGACGAGGCGGTCGCCGACCTCTCGCCGCCGACGACCCACGGGATGCCGATGCTCGGCCTCGGCACGTACCAGATGGAGGAGTACGACGAGTGCGTCGAAGCCGTCAAACGGGCCTTCGGGATGGGGTACCGACACGTCGACACCGCGGAGGGCTACGACAACGAGGACGCGGTGGGCGACGCCATCGAAGAGGCCGAAATCGACCGCGACGACATCTTCGTGGCGACGAAGGTGAGTCCGGACAACCTCGACTACGACCACGTGCTGACCAGCGCCGCCGATAGCTTCGAGCGCCTCGGCGTCGATTTCGTGGACCTGCTGTACGTCCACTGGCCGACCGGCGAGTACGAGGCCACCGACACCCTCGAAGCCTTCGCGGAACTCCGCGAGGAGGGACTCATCGGGGAAATCGGCGTGAGCAACTTCACGGTGGACCTGCTGGAGGAGGCCGTCGAGGTGGCGGACGAACCCATCTTCGCCAATCAGGTCGAGATGCACCCGCTGCTCCCCCAGACCGAACTCCAGCAGTTCTGCACGCAGGACGACGTGGACGTGGAACTGGTGGCCTACTCGCCCATCGCCCGCGGCGACGTCTCGGACGTGGACGAGTTGCAAGAGGTCGCCGAGAAGCACGACGCGACGCCCCAGCAGATTAGCCTCGCGTGGCTTCGCGAGAAGGGCGTGACCGCCATTCCGAAGGCGACCAGCGAGGACCACCTCCGGGAGAACTGGCTGAGCCTCGGGGTAGAGTTGGACGACGACGATATGGAGAAGATAGACTCCATCGAGGAGCGTCGCCGCATCGTGGACCCCGACGAAGCCCCGTGGAATCAGTAG
- a CDS encoding GNAT family N-acetyltransferase, with protein MSADATDSEAEAADSEVETSDPDSETDDAETDGEFPAPPRTLTDGEGRVLQFRASGDSPSESATESAPESGDEATADGTDERGALAAMYDAFDASDRAQGIPPADPRQRAQWLDRLRDGIEVVAWHGDVAVGHGILLGGGPGHELALFVHPDYREAGVGTALLRTLLGRGRTAGVERVWLSVERTNLPAVSLYRGVGFEPTGGAVGELEMALSLPSNS; from the coding sequence ATGAGCGCGGACGCCACCGACTCCGAGGCGGAGGCCGCGGACTCCGAAGTCGAGACGAGCGACCCCGACTCGGAGACCGACGACGCGGAGACGGACGGCGAGTTCCCCGCCCCGCCGCGGACGCTGACCGACGGCGAGGGTCGCGTCCTTCAGTTCCGCGCGAGCGGCGACTCTCCGAGCGAGTCGGCGACGGAATCGGCACCCGAGTCCGGCGACGAGGCGACCGCAGACGGGACGGACGAGCGCGGCGCGCTGGCGGCGATGTACGACGCCTTCGACGCGTCCGACCGCGCGCAGGGCATTCCGCCCGCGGACCCCCGACAGCGCGCCCAGTGGCTCGACAGACTCCGCGACGGCATCGAGGTCGTCGCGTGGCACGGCGACGTAGCGGTCGGCCACGGCATCCTGCTCGGCGGCGGGCCGGGCCACGAACTCGCGCTGTTCGTCCACCCCGACTACCGCGAGGCGGGGGTCGGGACGGCGCTCCTCCGAACGCTCCTCGGCCGGGGCCGAACGGCGGGCGTCGAGCGGGTCTGGCTCTCGGTCGAGCGCACGAACCTCCCGGCGGTCAGCCTCTATCGCGGGGTCGGATTCGAACCGACCGGCGGCGCGGTCGGCGAGTTGGAGATGGCGCTGTCGCTCCCCAGCAACTCGTAG
- a CDS encoding M24 family metallopeptidase, protein MNPDLSPLADALAEAEVDGYLLDADSGESDQLYLSGFDAPDPFVTLYTPEETALLVSGLEYGRATEESRADEVARLSDYGFQEKVGEYGRTEGKHRVVAEFLDDYGVESVAAPERFPLGTADGVREQGVSVEVLDEDVVTEIRAVKTDEEVEHVHAAQRANEAAMRAAEELLESATVEDGVLYRDGEQLTSERVKEEIEVTLLRHGCALDETIVACGADAAGPHNRGSGPLRADETIVIDIFPRDKSTKYHGDMTRTFVKGEASEEVRRRYDLTREAFEAALDAVEPGATGKEVHDAVCDVYEREGYDTLRSDPAADTGFIHSTGHGIGLDVHELPRVSPEGGELKPGHVVTIEPGLYDPEVGGIRIEDLVVVTEDGYENLTDYPIRLELA, encoded by the coding sequence ATGAACCCCGACCTGTCACCGCTCGCGGACGCGCTCGCCGAGGCCGAGGTGGACGGCTACCTGCTCGACGCCGACTCCGGCGAGTCCGACCAGTTGTACCTCTCGGGCTTCGACGCGCCCGACCCGTTCGTCACGCTCTACACCCCCGAGGAGACCGCACTGCTGGTCTCGGGACTGGAGTACGGCCGCGCCACCGAGGAGAGTCGGGCCGACGAGGTGGCCCGACTCTCGGACTACGGCTTTCAGGAGAAGGTCGGCGAGTACGGTCGCACCGAGGGCAAACATCGAGTCGTGGCCGAGTTCCTCGACGACTACGGCGTCGAGTCGGTCGCCGCGCCCGAGCGATTCCCGCTCGGCACCGCCGACGGCGTGCGCGAGCAGGGCGTCTCCGTCGAGGTGCTGGACGAGGACGTGGTGACGGAGATTCGGGCCGTCAAGACCGACGAGGAGGTCGAACACGTCCACGCCGCACAGCGGGCCAACGAGGCCGCGATGCGGGCGGCCGAGGAGTTGCTCGAATCCGCGACGGTCGAGGACGGCGTGCTGTACCGCGACGGCGAGCAACTCACCAGCGAGCGCGTCAAGGAGGAAATCGAGGTCACGCTCCTGCGCCACGGGTGTGCGCTCGACGAGACCATCGTCGCCTGCGGCGCGGACGCCGCGGGGCCGCACAACCGCGGGAGCGGACCGCTCCGCGCCGACGAGACCATCGTCATCGACATCTTCCCGCGGGACAAGTCCACCAAGTACCACGGCGACATGACCCGGACGTTCGTCAAGGGCGAGGCGAGCGAGGAGGTCCGCCGGCGCTACGACCTCACTCGGGAGGCCTTCGAGGCCGCGCTCGACGCGGTGGAACCCGGCGCGACCGGCAAGGAAGTCCACGACGCGGTCTGCGACGTGTACGAGCGCGAGGGGTACGACACCCTCCGGAGCGACCCCGCCGCGGATACCGGATTCATCCACAGCACCGGCCACGGCATCGGACTCGACGTTCACGAACTGCCCCGAGTCAGCCCCGAGGGCGGGGAACTGAAGCCGGGTCACGTCGTCACCATCGAACCGGGCCTCTACGACCCCGAGGTCGGCGGCATCCGCATCGAGGACCTCGTGGTCGTGACCGAGGACGGCTACGAGAACCTGACCGACTACCCGATTCGGCTTGAACTGGCGTAG
- a CDS encoding small ribosomal subunit Rsm22 family protein codes for MNDELRQRVRENAKYLRNVRPIDADEISQYIESQPHPGVVRQILRQEAPSLGLVERADRTFEPVEEGPIAPTFRGVEAFPPEYGMGLENLLVDRFGPDWHEGESGNRLRNAIQRLKEDYFRNNPVEYDETAALGYAIYHLPDNYAAVQYVVHELAEEGLFDRRLRILDVGAGVGGPALGLADYLPEDALVEYDAVEPSAAADVFEHMLADADRNFHADVHRETAEAFDPTESGALAAADADGEDAGGYDVVLFANVLNELDDPEAVVRRYLDFLADDGSVVALEPADRETSIGLRQVERAVVDDAGAAAVFYPTLRLWPGERPTDRGWSFDVKPDLEVPAFQRKLDEAAGASGEFVNADVQFSYSILRPDGTRKVEFDLDTEHVAKMADMDRHVTQRIDLVALKLSHSLAEGDRNPLFKISDGSEAEDHFAVLTRETAMNADLGTAEYGDLLSFENVLVLWNDDEEAYNLVVDEDTIVDRIPV; via the coding sequence ATGAACGACGAGTTACGACAGAGAGTCCGGGAGAACGCGAAGTACCTCCGGAACGTCAGACCCATCGACGCCGACGAGATTTCCCAGTACATCGAGAGCCAACCTCACCCCGGCGTCGTCCGTCAGATTCTCCGGCAGGAAGCGCCCTCGCTCGGACTCGTCGAGCGCGCGGACCGGACCTTCGAACCGGTCGAGGAAGGGCCAATAGCGCCGACGTTCCGGGGCGTCGAGGCGTTCCCGCCCGAGTACGGGATGGGGCTGGAGAATCTGCTGGTCGACCGGTTCGGTCCCGACTGGCACGAGGGCGAGTCCGGGAATCGACTCCGGAACGCCATCCAGCGACTCAAGGAGGACTACTTCCGGAACAACCCGGTCGAGTACGACGAGACCGCCGCGCTCGGCTACGCCATCTACCACTTGCCGGACAACTACGCCGCGGTCCAGTACGTCGTCCACGAACTCGCCGAGGAAGGACTGTTCGACCGGCGACTCCGGATTCTCGACGTGGGCGCGGGCGTCGGCGGCCCGGCGCTCGGACTCGCCGACTACCTCCCGGAAGACGCGCTCGTGGAGTACGACGCGGTCGAACCGAGCGCGGCCGCGGACGTGTTCGAACACATGCTGGCGGACGCCGACCGGAACTTCCACGCCGACGTCCACCGGGAGACCGCCGAGGCGTTCGACCCGACCGAGAGCGGGGCGCTCGCCGCGGCCGACGCCGACGGCGAGGACGCCGGGGGCTACGACGTCGTGCTGTTCGCCAACGTCCTGAACGAGTTGGACGACCCGGAGGCGGTCGTCCGGCGCTACCTCGATTTCCTCGCCGACGACGGGTCGGTGGTCGCGCTCGAACCCGCCGACCGCGAGACCAGCATCGGACTTCGACAAGTCGAGCGCGCCGTGGTCGACGACGCCGGGGCCGCGGCGGTGTTCTACCCGACGCTCCGACTCTGGCCCGGCGAGCGCCCGACCGACCGCGGGTGGTCGTTCGACGTGAAACCCGACCTGGAGGTGCCCGCGTTCCAGCGCAAACTCGACGAGGCCGCGGGCGCGTCGGGCGAGTTCGTCAACGCGGACGTGCAGTTCTCCTACTCGATTCTCCGCCCCGACGGGACCCGGAAGGTCGAGTTCGACCTCGACACCGAACACGTGGCGAAGATGGCCGACATGGACCGGCACGTCACTCAGCGCATCGACCTCGTGGCGCTCAAACTCAGCCACTCGCTGGCGGAGGGCGACCGGAACCCGCTGTTCAAAATCAGCGACGGGAGCGAGGCCGAGGACCACTTCGCGGTGCTGACCCGCGAGACGGCGATGAACGCCGACCTCGGAACCGCGGAGTACGGCGACCTGCTCTCGTTCGAGAACGTGCTGGTGCTGTGGAACGACGACGAGGAGGCGTACAACCTCGTCGTGGACGAGGACACCATCGTGGACCGGATTCCGGTTTAG